TTTAACCAATTTTGGAGCTGCTGGGAAATCGACAGGTACTTTTGTAAGAGCGTGTAAGTAGTTTGTTACGATTTTATCACCCACTAGCACGACAATGTCAACCAAGTTTTCTTGCGTATATCCAGCGGCATAAAAATTATCCAAATTAGCTTGGCTGATGTGACCTTTGTTGGCTGCGATGTCCTGTGTTATTTCCGCTAAGGCTTTTACTTTGGCGTCAAATGTTACCTCTACTCCCCTGATATCAAGAATTTGCTCGTCGGTAAAACCATTCATTTTCCCTAGTGCAGTATGGGCAGCAAGACAATACTCACATCCATTCACTTGCGAAACCACTAAATTCACAACTTCTTTTTCTTTTGCTTTTAATGAGGTTTTTGCTCCTTGTAAAGCTAGGTAACTACCTAGTGCATTTTCAGATAATGCAAGCGTTGCATAAATGTTTGGAACAAAACCAAGGCCTTTTTCAAGGTTATCAAAGATGGCTTGATTGGTTGCTGATACTTTTTCTCTTGTTGGTACTGTAAATTGTGACATGTTGTTATTGTTTAATTGTTGTTGTTCTGTTTCTTAATGACAACACAAAGATAGTGTCCTAAACATTGATGTTGCAAACATTAATTAAAATATTTTTAATTTTTTTCCATAACAGCCTATTTTTCAACAAGTTAAAAAGTATGAAGAATTTGGATTATTTTTGGTCTATGATAGAATTTACCCTTGTTTTAGAAAAACTCGAACTCACAGGAGAGAAAGAAGGCTGGACTTGTGCGGTAATAAACAGTGCTTTGGCAGATCAAATAAACCCCAAAGTAAAGACCTCGTATCGCATCAAGGGGACATTAGATAAAATGCCAATAAAACAAAAGGCACTTATCCCTATAGGAGAAGGTAATTATATATTGCCATTCAATTCGGAAATGAGGAAAAGCCTAGCTAAAGAAGAAGGAGCAACGGTTCAGTTTAAAGTTGAAGTCGACAATGATGAATTCGAGTTTTCGGCAGATTTCTTGGCTTGTCTCGAAGATGACGAGAGAGCAATGACTCATTATCAATCACTGGCACCTAGCCACCAAAAATACTTTTCGAAATGGGTGGAGTCAGCTAAAACCATTGAAACCAAAACCAAAAGAATCACTCAAGCTCTATTTGGCCTAGCCAATAAAATGGATTACGGCAGCATGATAAGGCACTTTAAAAAGAAATAACAAACGCTCTTCTACAAAAAAGACCTCGTTTCACAATTGTAAAACGAGGCCATATTCATATTGGTAAACTTTCCTTATGCAGGAAAACTCTTTGCAATATCAGTAAATCCACGAGAATCCAAAGATGCTCCACCTACTAAACCACCGTCTACATCTGGCATACCGAAAAGCTCTTTAGCATTTCCTGGCTTCACGCTACCACCATAAAGGATAGAAATTTCGTCAGCGACATCTTGGCCGTATTTGCTAGCTAGGTGATCTCTTAGTTCTTTGTGCATTTCTTGTGCCTGCTCGCTACTTGCTGTTACACCAGTACCTATCGCCCATATAGGCTCATATGCAATCACAACTTTCTTAAGTGCATCAGCATCTAGGTGGAAAAGTCCTTTTGTAAATTGTCCCTTTACAAAGTCAAAGTGAATACCAGCCTCTCTTTGTGCAAGTGTTTCTCCACAGCAAAATATTGGCGTAATTCCACCAGCCAAAATAGCGTCAACCTTAGCAGCAATAAATTCATCGCTTTCGTTAAAATATTCTCTTCGCTCGCTATGACCAATGATAATATGATCCACACCAGCCGATTTAAGCATATCTACACTCACTTCGCCAGTAAATGCACCCGACTTCTCAGGGTGACAGTTTTGAGCAGCAATACTCACTTTGTCAGTATTGATTAATTTGCTAAAAGAACTCAAAAATGGAGCAGGTACTCCCATAACCACCTTCACATTAGGGTGTGTAAGTTCGTCTTTAACCATATTGGTCACTTCCGAAAACAAGATTTGCCCGTCTTCGAAGTTCATATTCATTTTCCAGTTACCTGCTGCGTAGTATTTTCTCATTCTATTAGATTTTAATTTCGCCGCAAAGATAATAGAATATGGAAAGAAAGTTTAAAGTTTGATAATCAATACGGCGGGAAGATGGAAGTATGACGATGGAAGATTGTTTAAGAACAAATCCACATGCTCGTTCCACTTAGAAAACACATATTCCTCCATTAGAATCAAGACCGGAGGTCTCCGCTTTTTATAGAATTTTAACTTTTCATTTACAAACCTTTATTGCTAAACCGAGTCAAAGAAGCATTACACAATAAAAAACCAAAAGATGAAAAAAATAACTTTAGTATTAATGATGCTTGCCGGATTTTCAGTAGCCAGTTTTGCACAAAGAGGTGGCGGAGATAGAGCCAATGGAAAAAAAATGGATCCAAAAGAAATAGCAGTCAAAAGAACTGACAAAATGAAAGCCGATCTTCAACTTGACGACGCCCAATACCAAAAACTTCTAGCACTCAATGAGCAAAAGGCTCTGGAGCAAATGGAAAAACGCAAAGAAAGCAGAGAAGAAATGAAAGCCGAAAGAGAAGCATATACAAGCTCCCTAAAAGCTATCCTAACTCCTGAGCAGTACAAGCAACACGAAGCTGCCATGGAAGCAAAAAAAGCTAAAATGAAAGATAAAAGAGGTGACCGCTCAAAACGAAACGGTGACAGGAAGAAAAGAAATTAATTCAACCCCCTAAATTCGAAAAGCCTTCTACTCTCACGAATAGAAGGCTTTTTCGTTTCAGAACAGTTTTACGCCAACACCATATTATGATATACATTCTGTACATCATCGTCTTCGTCAAGCTTTTCAAGCAATTTGTCCACGTCAGCGGCTTGCTCTTCTGTTAACGTTTTGGTATCAGTTGGAATTCTCTCAAACCCAGAACTGTCAATCTCAAAATTGTTTTCCTCTAAGTACTTTTGAATATCTCCGTAAGACGCAAACTCACCGTAGATATTGATATGACTCGTTTCCTCGTCCACAAATATATCATCCACTCCAAAGTCAATCAACTCTAGCTCGAGTTCCTCAAGATCTAGTCCTTCTTTGTTTATAACCTTGAAAACACACTTTCTATCAAAAATAAAGTCCAGCATGCCATTTGTTCCCAAGCTACCATCCGTTTTGGAAAAATAGCTACGCACATTGGCAACCGTACGATTGTTATTATCTGTCGTGCACTCCACGAGCACGGCAACACCATGTTGGCCGTAACCTTCAAGAATTACCTCTTTGTAGTCTTCCTGATCTTTTGAAGATGCTCTTTTAATTGCACTTTCTACGTTCGTCTTCGGCATATTCGCCGCCTTTGCGTTTTGAATAATCGCACGCAATCGTGAGTTAGCTGCCGGGTCTGGCCCACCTTCCTTCACTGCCATAACGATGTCCTTGCCTATTCTCGTGAAGGTTTTTGCCATTGAGCTCCAACGCTTCATTTTTCGTGCTTTCCTAAATTCAAATGCTCTTCCCATAGTAGATTTTTAAATGCTGGTGCAAAATTAAACGAATTCTCTAAAAACTATACTTATTCTCACGCAATGAAATTTTATTTGGAAGGCTGAACCGGGCTATGCGGGGGTAGCCGTCCCAGCTTCGCGGGACCAAGCCCCTCCTATCCCTGCCTCATTTGCTTTCGTGTTGATGTAAAAATGTACTTTTACTATCTTTATGAGCAATCACAACAAAAACAGAATTCCTAGAAAGAATTTATGAGTAACTACCTCCTTATCCCCCCTCAGGAATATGATTGGCTAGAGGGATTTACATTCCTATTTTTGGGGTTTATTGCCTTCTCAATAGTTACTTTTGGAATTGGGTTTGTCTTTTCGTTGATAGGGTATTTTTATTATTCGTTGAGTTTCCGGGCTAATACTGCAAGAGAAAAAAGAAGACTAAATAAGTTTCACCTAAGTGCAACAAAGCTCACTTTTCTTCAAATCAACTTTCCTTTTTACAAGCAACTTCCCACTCAAGCTCTGAAAGATTCATTTGCCAAAAAAGTTGCCCTCTTTTCTTCAATTAAAACTTTTGTTGCCCAAGACACCAAAGAAGAGGTCAATTCCGAAATGAAAACGCTTATAGCAGCATACGCGGCTCAAGTAACATTTGGCTGGCCACATATTTATTTAGCCCATTTTCGTACTATTTATGTTTACCCTGATGTTTACTTCTCAAAAAAAGGGGTAAACTACCACAAAGGAGAAGTTAATACCAAAGGTGCTATTGTCTTTGCATGGAAAGAACTCGCACAAGAACTTGATAATGCTAGCGATGGTCGCAACTTGGGAATTCACGAGATGTCACATGCTCTTTATCTCGAAAACATGATTAAAAATAAAGAATATAACTTCATTCCCAAGAAGTACATTTATGATCTTCATGCCGCATTCAACAATGAAAGCCAACTAGACCAAACACTCCTACGCGACTATGCCTTCAATAATGTTATTGAATTTTTTGCCGTTGCATCAGAAGTGTTTTTTGAAAAAGGAGCAATTTTGAAAGCACATAAACCAGAGTTGTACGACCTTTTAACTCATATTTATAACCAAGACCCTTTGCAAGGGAATTATCCCCTAAAAATATTCCGAGGAACAAGTCTAGGTGATTACTTGGAAGATATTTTTGGAGTTAAAAAGTGGGGACAAAAATTTAGAAAATGGCTTGAACAGCTTAATCCATCTAAAAAGGGTTCAAGTAGACATTAATTGACTCCGTCAAACAACAATACCTCAAGCTTGAGTAAATGTCTTAGGTTTCTTTATTAATTTCACACCCAATGTCAGCACCCTTCCTTCACTCTATTTTCAAACCCGAAAGCTTCACAAAAGATGAGCACGAACTCATTCTCTCACAATTCAAAAGCATTAACATAGCCAAGGACGAGTACTTGATAAAGGAAGGAGCTATTGCCAACTATTATTATTTTTTGGAATCTGGTTATGCAAGATCATACGCCGTGGATGTGGAAGGAAACGACGTCACTACCAATTTCTACACCTCAGGAGATATCGTTATTGATTGGCAATCTTATTTTATAAAGTCGCCTGCCAAAGAAAACATTCAAGCATTGTCAGCATGTGTGGTTCATAAAATCTATTTCGAAAACTTCATGAAGCTTTTTAGCATAGAGGCTTTCCGCGAAGTAGGTCGTACCAGATTGGTTAAAAACTATTTTGAGCTGAAAGATCATACGCTTTCTCTCATTACGACTCAGGCCAAAGATCGCTATTTGCAATTGCTCAAAACCAAACCTGAGATTGTACAAAACGTGGCCCTGAAACAAATCGCAAGCTATCTTGGCATTACAGACACATCCTTTAGTAGAATAAGAAAAGAACTCGCCGAAAATCATGATTGAAAATATTCCATTTTGGGTTTCTATTGCTTTTTTTTTAGCAATTCCCTTCCCTGTATTTATGATTGCAGGCCTGGTCAAAAAATACTCAAGCACTGAGAATTCACAAAGAAACTATGCCATCGTTCTAGGGATTTATGCTGTTTACTTCGCATATGTTGCCTTTGCTTGCTTTCAAGGTTGGTTTGCTGTAATATCCCTGCCTCCTAGGATACTTATACTATCTACGATTCCACTATTGGTGTTGATGTTCAGTATCTTTTTCTTTTCCAAAACTTACAAAGAAATACTACAAAGAACTCAAGTAGCTGACATTGTTCGCATTCACATTTTTAGACTGATAGGTTCTTTTTTTCTTATTCTCCTTTTCTACAAAGCTCTTCCGCCCACTTTTTCACTTATCGCAGGTTTAGGTGACCTTATCACCGCCATCAGTTCTATTTTTGTTGCCAAAGCACTTGTCAATAAGAAAGCTTATGCCAAAAAGCTCGCTCTTGCGTGGAATACATTTGGCTTATTAGATATTTTGGCAACAATGGCGACCGCTTTTATCTTGACAAAACTCTCCATAGAAACAGGGACCTTAGGAGTAGACGCCTTGGCTATTTTCCCGTTTTGCTTTATCCCTGCCTTTGCTCCACCTACTATTATTTTTCTTCATTTGAGTATTTACAAGAAACTCTTGAGCAAATAGTCAAAGCGATAGGGGTTGCAGAGTATAAAGCCCGACCCAGCCACAAGCTGGGTATCGCCCACAGAATTTTCATTTCTTGTCATATGGCAAGAATCCTCATTCCCTGCTTCCACACCTTTGTATCAGAAATTTTTCTATCACTTAAAAATTTAGATACACATGAAACAGTACATGATGATTTTCAGAATGAAACCCGATTTCAATTATCAACCTACAGTAGCAGACCTTGCTGCTCAACAGCAAGCATGGGGCAAGTTTATTGGCAATATTGCAATTCAAGAGAAACTAGTGAGTACTCATCAGCTTGGTTTTGAAGGAACGCTCATTGACAATCAAAAGTCCACAACTACTGGTATTCACCTTGCCAATGAAGAAACACTGGGAGGCAATATGATTGTAACCGCTAGCTCGCTGGAAGAAGCAACCGAAATGGCAAAAGAGTGCCCTATCCTAGCTATTGGAGGCAATGTGGAGGTGCGTAGTATTACTCCAATGAACAGTTAATTTTTTCAACAAAAAACTTTAAGAACAATGAAAATGATAATCATATATATTGCTGTAGCTCTCCTTGCGTTTTTAGCCTATGGTTTTTACCAAGCAAGTAAACTTACCTCTATCCAAATCATGAAAGAAGTGACTATAAATGCCGATAAACAGGAGGTCTTTGACATGGTAAAATACTTAATGAACTTTCCAAAATGGTCTCCATTTTTGGCTCAAGACCCTTCTCAAAAATACGAGATTAAAGGAACTGATGGTGAAGTGGGTGTCCAATACCATTGGGACGGAAATGGAGGCAAAGATTTAGGTTATCAAGAAATTATTACGATTGAAGAGGGTAAGTACATTGGAATGAGCTGTGTTATTCAAAAACCTTTTGTAGCAAAGCCCACTTTTGATTATACTTTTAGCGAAACGGGTAGTGGTATAAAAGTGACACAAGACTTTCAACTAAAATCGGGAATGGTAGATGCATTTTTCATGTGGCTTTTTGGTGCTCGAAAGGCAATGGAAGCTACAAATGAGCAAGGAATGCAGCTTTTGAAAGAGTCACTGGAGCAATAGTTTTAACTTTAGGTGGGGTGTTCTATTGAGCACTTCGCCATTATTAAAGCCCTTGAGTAGCTCGCTCACAAACTATTATTTCACTTATTCTTTCACTAAGTCAAAATAGCACTTAATTTTGCATCCGTTTTGACAGAGTGAAACAAAAGTCTTCACTGTCAATCACTTATCTTTCAACTTAAAAAAACAAAAAACATGTCTGCAGAAGCACAAGTTGCCGACCGCATTTTGGCCTTAGAAGAGTCTTCGACGCTTGCTATGGCTCAAAAATCAAGAGAATTAGCTGCTCTTGGCCACAAAGTAATCAACCTCTCCATTGGTGAGCCTGATTTTAAAACGCCTAAACACATTTGTGAGGCTGCTAAAGATGCTATTGATGCTGGTTTTCACTCTTACACGCCAGTTCCTGGTATTCCAGAGTTACGTCAAGCAATTTCAGACAAGTTTAAACGTGATAATAATATCAATTGGGAACCCAAAAACGTAATCGTAAGTACAGGTGCGAAACACTCCCTAGCTAATGCTCTTGCAGCAGTAGTAAATCCGGGTGACGAAGTAATCATATTTGCTCCTTACTGGGTTAGCTATAGCGAAATGGTAAAACTAGCCGAAGGTACCTCAGTAGTACTTGATGGTAGTTTCGACAATAATTTCAAAGTAACTGCTGATCAATTGGAAGCCGCAATTACTGACAAAACTAGAGTTGTTATGTTCAGCTCTCCTGCAAACCCAACTGGTTCGGTATTTAGCAGAGCAGAACTAGAAGCAATAGCCAAAGTAATAGAGAAGCATCCAAGAGTGTTGGTACTTGCCGATGAAATCTATGAGTACATCAACTTCATGGAAGAAGGTCACTTTAGTATTGGTTCAATTGAGGCGATCAAAGACCAAGTAATCACTGTGAACGGAATGGCGAAAGGCTTTGCTATGACAGGTTGGAGAATTGGATACATTGGTGCAGCTGAATGGATTGTACAAGGCATAAACAAACTGCAAGGTCAAGTAACTTCAGGAACCAATCACATTGCACAGCGTGCATCTGTAGTTGCTTGGGATGACATGACAGCCGCAGAAACAATGAAAAGAGCTTACTTGGTAAGAAGAGAATTGGTTGTAGAGGGTCTAAAATCTATTCCTGGTTTCAAGGTAAATGTACCTGATGGTGCGTTTTATGCTTTCCCAAATATCAGTGCCTATTTTGGCAAGTCAGACGGAACTACGACAATCAATAATTCTGATGATTTCAGTTTATATTTATTGGCAAAAGCATTCGTAGCTACTGTTGCAGGTTCAGGTTTTGGAGCTCCAGATTGTATCCGTATCAGTACGGCGGCATCTGACGAAGCACTTGAAGAAGCTATCGAAAGAATCAGAAAGGCTTGTGCTGGGTTGAAGTAAGTACAGCCACTTTTAACCTCACAGGTTTTGTAAACTTGTGAGGTTTTTTTATGCTCAAGAAGTAAAGAAATACCTCACATCCAAGTTTAAACCTTCTATAAACCCACGGGTTCTTTCTGGTCGGGCATCAGAGATGAAAACTTGTCCAAAATCTCCATTACCTATTTTTTGAACCAACATTGCGATTCTATGATCGTCTAGTTTATCAAAAATATCATCAAGCAGTAGAATCGGTTTTACTTCTTTAATTTCGTGTAGAAGGTCAAACTGAGCCATTTTTACGGCCATCACCAAAGATTTTTTTTGTCCCTGAGAAGCATACTTTTTGAAAGAGACCCCATCAAAGTCAAATGCATAATCATCTTTATGAATTCCAATAGTTGTTCTGTTGGCTTGTCTATCCTTCCACTGATTTTGCTTTAGTTTTTTGCCAAAATCAGCCTCCACTACAGTTTGATAATCCAAGGTTATGGCTTCTTTGCCACTACTTATTTCTTCATAGTGCTTTTGAACCAGTGGAGAAAAGTCTTTAATAAAGCTTCTTCGCTTTTCTGCTAACGAAATGGCCAGAGGTACCAACTGCTCGTCATAGGTATCCAGCATAGACTGGTCAAAATAGTTCTGCTCAGCAAATTGCTTCAAAAGCTTATTTCTCTGATCCACCAAACGATTATATTTCTGAAAATCGTCTAAGTAGGATGAATCAGCTTGAGCTATTATTCCATCGAAAAGCTTTCGTCGAGTATCACTCGCATCACGGATCATGTCGGTATCATCAGGAGCAATTAATACAACTGGATATTTACCTATATGCTCACTTTTCTTAGTATAAGGTTTTTTGTCATGCAAAAGTGCTTTTGCCTGCCCCCTAATCATGGATAAGCTTATTAGTTCTTCTTTTTCTTTCTTCGAAAAAGACCCATGTAAAGCCATCAATCGCTCTTCATGTTTGATGTTCAATTCATCCTTCGACTGAGTCGCACTTTTGGTTAGTGCCAAGTAATACACTGCATCCAAAAGGTTGGTTTTGCCACTACCATTGTCGCCAAGTACACAATTCACCTGCTCCGAAAACTCAAATGAGGCCGATTCGTAATTTCTAAAAAAGTGTAATTGAAGGGTTTTTAGGTGCATAAGTCGCCTTTCGGACGGCAATTTCATTAAGAATTTTGGAAAGACCTTAGATTTCTCAATGCTTTATGCCATTATTTTTCTCAATCTATTCCTTTATCACTATTTTTGCAGTCCTTTTATTAAAACTCAATTTTTAATATGGCAGCAACAAAGAAAAAAGCGGCAGCAAAAACCAAATATAGCAAAGAGCAATACATGTACTGGTATGAGTCCATGCAACTTCAACGTAAGTTCGAAGAAAAAGCAGGTCAATTATACGGTCAGCAAAAAATTAGAGGTTTCTGTCATTTATATATTGGCCAAGAAGCTTGTTCATCTGGAGCTGTTTCGGCCCTTGAAAAAGGAGATAGTTACATCACTGCATATCGTGACCACGGTCACCCATTGGCGTTGGGAACAAGTCCTAATGCGATAATGGCTGAGCTTTTTGGAAAAGCTACTGGTACCACAAAAGGAAAAGGTGGTTCTATGCACATATTCGACAAAGAGGTTAACTTCATTGGAGGACACGGTATCGTAGGTGCTCAAATACCTTTGGGAGCTGGAATCGGTTTTGCAGAAAAATATAAAGGAACCAAGAACTTGTGTATTTGCTACATGGGAGATGGAGCCGTACGCCAAGGAGCTTTTCACGAAGCATTCAACATGGCTATGACCTGGAAAATCCCCACCATTTTTGTAGTGGAGAACAATGGATACGCAATGGGAACATCT
This portion of the Spirosomataceae bacterium TFI 002 genome encodes:
- a CDS encoding uncharacterized peroxidase-related enzyme; protein product: MSQFTVPTREKVSATNQAIFDNLEKGLGFVPNIYATLALSENALGSYLALQGAKTSLKAKEKEVVNLVVSQVNGCEYCLAAHTALGKMNGFTDEQILDIRGVEVTFDAKVKALAEITQDIAANKGHISQANLDNFYAAGYTQENLVDIVVLVGDKIVTNYLHALTKVPVDFPAAPKLVKATA
- a CDS encoding triosephosphate isomerase, which codes for MRKYYAAGNWKMNMNFEDGQILFSEVTNMVKDELTHPNVKVVMGVPAPFLSSFSKLINTDKVSIAAQNCHPEKSGAFTGEVSVDMLKSAGVDHIIIGHSERREYFNESDEFIAAKVDAILAGGITPIFCCGETLAQREAGIHFDFVKGQFTKGLFHLDADALKKVVIAYEPIWAIGTGVTASSEQAQEMHKELRDHLASKYGQDVADEISILYGGSVKPGNAKELFGMPDVDGGLVGGASLDSRGFTDIAKSFPA
- a CDS encoding DNA-binding regulatory protein, YebC/PmpR family, coding for MGRAFEFRKARKMKRWSSMAKTFTRIGKDIVMAVKEGGPDPAANSRLRAIIQNAKAANMPKTNVESAIKRASSKDQEDYKEVILEGYGQHGVAVLVECTTDNNNRTVANVRSYFSKTDGSLGTNGMLDFIFDRKCVFKVINKEGLDLEELELELIDFGVDDIFVDEETSHINIYGEFASYGDIQKYLEENNFEIDSSGFERIPTDTKTLTEEQAADVDKLLEKLDEDDDVQNVYHNMVLA
- a CDS encoding cAMP-binding domain of CRP or a regulatory subunit of cAMP-dependent protein kinases; translation: MSAPFLHSIFKPESFTKDEHELILSQFKSINIAKDEYLIKEGAIANYYYFLESGYARSYAVDVEGNDVTTNFYTSGDIVIDWQSYFIKSPAKENIQALSACVVHKIYFENFMKLFSIEAFREVGRTRLVKNYFELKDHTLSLITTQAKDRYLQLLKTKPEIVQNVALKQIASYLGITDTSFSRIRKELAENHD
- a CDS encoding Uncharacterized conserved protein; this translates as MKQYMMIFRMKPDFNYQPTVADLAAQQQAWGKFIGNIAIQEKLVSTHQLGFEGTLIDNQKSTTTGIHLANEETLGGNMIVTASSLEEATEMAKECPILAIGGNVEVRSITPMNS
- a CDS encoding Polyketide cyclase / dehydrase and lipid transport, yielding MKMIIIYIAVALLAFLAYGFYQASKLTSIQIMKEVTINADKQEVFDMVKYLMNFPKWSPFLAQDPSQKYEIKGTDGEVGVQYHWDGNGGKDLGYQEIITIEEGKYIGMSCVIQKPFVAKPTFDYTFSETGSGIKVTQDFQLKSGMVDAFFMWLFGARKAMEATNEQGMQLLKESLEQ
- a CDS encoding aspartate aminotransferase, with the translated sequence MSAEAQVADRILALEESSTLAMAQKSRELAALGHKVINLSIGEPDFKTPKHICEAAKDAIDAGFHSYTPVPGIPELRQAISDKFKRDNNINWEPKNVIVSTGAKHSLANALAAVVNPGDEVIIFAPYWVSYSEMVKLAEGTSVVLDGSFDNNFKVTADQLEAAITDKTRVVMFSSPANPTGSVFSRAELEAIAKVIEKHPRVLVLADEIYEYINFMEEGHFSIGSIEAIKDQVITVNGMAKGFAMTGWRIGYIGAAEWIVQGINKLQGQVTSGTNHIAQRASVVAWDDMTAAETMKRAYLVRRELVVEGLKSIPGFKVNVPDGAFYAFPNISAYFGKSDGTTTINNSDDFSLYLLAKAFVATVAGSGFGAPDCIRISTAASDEALEEAIERIRKACAGLK
- a CDS encoding DNA replication and repair protein RecF, translated to MKLPSERRLMHLKTLQLHFFRNYESASFEFSEQVNCVLGDNGSGKTNLLDAVYYLALTKSATQSKDELNIKHEERLMALHGSFSKKEKEELISLSMIRGQAKALLHDKKPYTKKSEHIGKYPVVLIAPDDTDMIRDASDTRRKLFDGIIAQADSSYLDDFQKYNRLVDQRNKLLKQFAEQNYFDQSMLDTYDEQLVPLAISLAEKRRSFIKDFSPLVQKHYEEISSGKEAITLDYQTVVEADFGKKLKQNQWKDRQANRTTIGIHKDDYAFDFDGVSFKKYASQGQKKSLVMAVKMAQFDLLHEIKEVKPILLLDDIFDKLDDHRIAMLVQKIGNGDFGQVFISDARPERTRGFIEGLNLDVRYFFTS
- a CDS encoding pyruvate dehydrogenase E1 component alpha subunit, translated to MAATKKKAAAKTKYSKEQYMYWYESMQLQRKFEEKAGQLYGQQKIRGFCHLYIGQEACSSGAVSALEKGDSYITAYRDHGHPLALGTSPNAIMAELFGKATGTTKGKGGSMHIFDKEVNFIGGHGIVGAQIPLGAGIGFAEKYKGTKNLCICYMGDGAVRQGAFHEAFNMAMTWKIPTIFVVENNGYAMGTSVERASNVKELYTLAEAYDMPAEPVDAMDVEAVHEAVSRAAERARKGDGPTFLEFKTYRFRGHSMSDPQKYRTKEEVAEWKDRDPIEMVKFTILENKFATEADLKKIDDAIKVTVAESVKFAEESPFPDPSEAYKDIYVQEDYPFVME